From the genome of Spinacia oleracea cultivar Varoflay chromosome 2, BTI_SOV_V1, whole genome shotgun sequence, one region includes:
- the LOC110780461 gene encoding protein FAR1-RELATED SEQUENCE 6-like, which translates to MADLVSEEVVIGVDKYVNNNNDHVHDLQQMPLESGDVVVASQEHIGVIHGSRCGKGVIESYGLQSPLGSCVGSSDLSFVTPNLSTHNGNVDQNSSFVTPLRNTHNSNLDVNLFCLSPQSCSTTLIGGSSIQSSNVTPPRRNNTTITEEDGICFTPKHVKSGGILSKITNEELVPPPPLTVGLIFGTWADVEDYYKRYGKQQGFGVCRPQGTTNKNKQLTAATWRCECYGPPDMRERREAKKRANNMELGSSAIPEPPSKRTRKSKKCDCLAMLRASVNGDGEWVVRKVVLEHVNHQPTPSKWKGVKEYRMANVTDHFRGRLITSYDCGAPISQVRANLAERFGGIENVILTEKDMSHIVHTERRLKMEGGDANAMMAYFEGLQKDNDKFFHAHRLDKEGRLKDIMWVDARSRVAFDDFGGVVCFDGTYLTNSYELPFANFVGVNHHGQSLLLGCALMSHEDAESFTWLFRQWRICMGGRCPVAILTDQAPAMRRPLEVVMPETRHRWCLWHIMNKIPAKLGTHTRYAELKEVMKEVVYESLSVEEFESRWDDMLVEFNVEEHTKSKDWLGDMFKDRKMWVPAFLNNYFWAGMKTTQRVESINSFFDGFLERGTNLFEFPKKYCAAMNKRCSDEKNADANCAKYIRKLVTGFHIESVFQKIYTDNKFRDVQRECERLLYCVVKEEKQISDKHFEYLMEDRVWIIVKGKSEEVLTKYKKFYVVKFGTSPMEISCVCKLFETRGILCRHCIRVFETNSVVNIPDKYILRRWRKDVYRKHMHVTVGSYDPTKTEVAKRFDKIMLEFEPICEEASVDEQTMQFVVNELRVLEIAVRERVKIVKKNHMLLPLESMQYQYEVDTAEGNIKNPTSRSKKKRGRPIILRHKALGENNNWKPKRKEATKVMNKDALGSVDDGVDGPSTEASVGKLKVFRHPSNEVLGNTPNTATISVVSDDDLLLSRNNIGWCEGSSHS; encoded by the exons ATGGCGGATCTTGTTTCAGAAGAG GTTGTAATCGGGGTGGATAAGTATGTGAACAATAATAATGATCATGTACATGATCTTCAACAAATGCCTCTTGAATCGGGTGATGTTGTTGTAGCCTCCCAGGAGCATATTGGTGTTATTCATGGATCGCGGTGTGGAAAGGGTGTTATTGAAAGTTATGGTCTTCAATCTCCACTTGGATCTTGTGTTGGTAGTTCTGACCTGTCCTTTGTCACCCCAAACCTTAGTACACACAATGGCAACGTAGACCAAAATTCATCCTTTGTCACTCCACTCCGTAATACACATAATAGCAACCTAGACGttaatttattttgtcttaGCCCTCAGAGTTGTTCCACCACGTTAATTGGTGGTTCTTCTATACAATCCTCCAACGTGACTCCTCCAAGGAGGAATAATACCACTATTACAGAGGAAGATGGAATATGTTTCACTCCTAAGCATGTGAAGAGCGGTGGTATCCTTTCTAAAATCACAAACGAGGAActtgtaccccccccccccctcacaGTAGGCCTAATTTTTGGAACTTGGGCGGATGTTGAGGATTACTATAAGAGATATGGTAAACAGCAGGGATTTGGTGTGTGTAGGCCACAAGGTACGacgaataaaaacaaacaactgaCTGCTGCCACATGGAGGTGTGAGTGCTATGGTCCCCCAGATATGAGAGAGAGGAGGGAGGCGAAGAAGAGAGCAAATAATATGGAGTTGGGGAGTAGTGCAATACCTGAGCCACCGTCAAAGAGGACAAGGAAGTCAAAGAAGTGCGATTGTCTTGCAATGTTGAGAGCTAGTGTAAATGGGGATGGTGAGTGGGTAGTTAGAAAAGTCGTATTAGAACATGTTAACCACCAGCCAACTCCCAGCAAGTGGAAGGGAGTGAAAGAGTACAGAATGGCCAATGTGACAGACCATTTTAGGGGAAGATTAATAACAAGTTATGATTGTGGTGCCCCGATCTCACAGGTAAGGGCTAATCTTGCTGAACGGTTTGGTGGCATTGAAAACGTAATCCTAACTGAAAAAGACATGTCACACATAGTACACACTGAACGAAGGTTGAAAATGGAAGGTGGGGATGCGAATGCCATGATGGCCTATTTTGAGGGGTTGCAAAAGGACAACGATAAATTCTTCCATGCCCACAGACTTGACAAGGAAGGTCGTCTAAAGGACATTATGTGGGTTGATGCAAGGAGTCGTGTTGCCTTTGATGACTTTGGGGGGGTAGTATGCTTTGATGGTACATACCTAACCAACTCATATGAGCTCCCTTTTGCTAATTTTGTCGGAGTGAATCATCACGGCCAGTCATTGTTGCTTGGTTGTGCATTGATGTCCCATGAAGATGCTGAAAGTTTTACATGGTTGTTTAGGCAGTGGCGCATATGCATGGGGGGTAGATGTCCTGTTGCTATCCTAACTGACCAGGCACCGGCTATGAGACGTCCTTTGGAAGTAGTAATGCCTGAAACTCGACATCGTTGGTGTCTATGGCATATAATGAACAAAATCCCAGCCAAGCTCGGTACTCATACTAG GTATGCAGAGTTAAAAGAGGTGATGAAAGAGGTGGTGTATGAGAGCCTATCCGTAGAGGAGTTTGAGAGTAGGTGGGATGATATGTTAGTTGAATTTAATGTTGAAGAGCATACTAAGAGTAAGGATTGGCTGGGTGACATGTTTAAGGACAGGAAGATGTGGGTGCCTGCGTTTTTAAACAATTATTTCTGGGCCGGCATGAAGACAACGCAGCGGGTAGAGTCAATAAATTCGTTTTTCGATGGTTTTTTGGAGAGAGGCACAAATTTGTTTGAGTTTCCCAAAAAATATTGTGCTGCTATGAATAAAAGGTGTAGTGATGAGAAAAATGCGGACGCAAATTGTGCGAAGTATATTCGTAAACTGGTTACTGGATTCCACATTGAGAGTGTATTCCAGAAGATATACACGGACAACAAGTTTAGAGATGTGCAGAGAGAATGTGAGAGGCTTCTCTATTGTGTTGTGAAGGAGGAGAAACAGATTTCGGATAaacactttgaatacttgatggAAGACCGTGTGTGGATCATTGTTAAAGGCAAAAGTGAAGAGGTATTGACGAAATACAAGAAATTCTACGTAGTGAAGTTTGGAACGAGTCCAATGGAAATATCTTGTGTATGTAAGTTGTTCGAGACTAGGGGTATTCTGTGTAGGCACTGTATTCGGGTCTTTGAAACAAACTCTGTGGTTAATATTCCTGACAAATACATCCTTCGGCGATGGCGGAAGGATGTGTATCGGAAGCATATGCATGTTACGGTTGGTTCCTATGATCCGACAAAGACGGAAGTTGCTAAAAGGTTTGATAAGATAATGCTTGAATTTGAACCTATTTGTGAGGAAGCAAGTGTCGATGAACAAACTATGCAGTTTGTTGTGAATGAATTGCGAGTGCTAGAAATCGCGGTTAGGGAACGGGTGAAGATTgtgaaaaaaaatcatatgTTATTGCCATTGGAATCAATGCAATACCAATATGAAGTGGACACGGCAGAGGGAAATATTAAGAATCCCACGAGTAGGAGCAAGAAGAAACGCGGGAGGCCTATTATCTTAAGACACAAGGCTCTAGGTGAGAATAACAATTGGAAGCCAAAAAGAAAGGAAGCCACCAAG GTGATGAATAAGGATGCGTTGGGTTCGGTCGATGACGGAGTAGATGGACCTTCAACAGAAGCTAGCGTCGGGAAGTTAAAG GTGTTTAGACACCCATCCAATGAAGTGCTTGGGAATACACCAAATACGGCGACTATATCTGTGGTTTCTGATGATGATCTTCTATTGAGCCGCAATAACATTGGATGGTGTGAAGGCAGTAGTCACAGTTAG